In a single window of the Armatimonadota bacterium genome:
- a CDS encoding dihydrodipicolinate synthase family protein yields MHDLSNLKGVIPALITPLTDDLEFDEAGMRRLIRFVLESGVHGVFVMGSSGEFYAFTPDQRRRIVEFVVDEVAGRVPVFAGISDAATDLAIRNGKDAKKAGADAAVLVLPYYATPVRQEDMAAHFRYVREHIDMPLAMYNVPQAVKGFIKAETIASLAEDGTVFALKDSTCDFNHFQQVIIKLKERKFPIFQGSEPQLAASVLMGGHGGVLGLGNVAPRLCVDIYEAASAGLAKEAARLQTIMTELWDLFWAAESTIGGMKAAVSLLGICGPATMRPTPAASPAAMEKIRSIMKRAGIMPQA; encoded by the coding sequence TTGCACGATTTGAGCAACCTTAAGGGGGTCATACCTGCGCTTATAACGCCTCTGACTGACGATCTTGAGTTTGACGAAGCCGGGATGCGGCGGTTGATTCGCTTCGTGCTTGAGAGCGGAGTGCATGGCGTCTTCGTCATGGGATCTAGTGGAGAATTCTATGCATTCACGCCAGACCAGCGTAGGCGCATCGTCGAATTCGTGGTGGACGAAGTGGCTGGCCGCGTACCTGTCTTTGCGGGAATTAGCGATGCAGCAACTGATTTGGCAATTAGAAACGGCAAGGATGCAAAGAAGGCTGGTGCGGATGCTGCAGTACTTGTGCTTCCATACTATGCGACACCTGTTCGTCAGGAAGATATGGCGGCACATTTCCGTTATGTCAGGGAACATATAGACATGCCGCTAGCAATGTACAACGTCCCGCAAGCAGTCAAGGGCTTCATCAAAGCAGAAACGATTGCAAGTCTTGCTGAAGATGGGACTGTATTCGCTCTTAAGGATAGCACTTGTGATTTCAATCACTTCCAGCAGGTAATCATAAAGCTGAAGGAACGGAAGTTTCCCATCTTCCAAGGTAGTGAGCCCCAATTGGCGGCTAGTGTGCTAATGGGAGGTCATGGTGGTGTTCTGGGCCTGGGAAACGTTGCGCCTAGACTGTGCGTAGATATATACGAAGCGGCATCTGCCGGACTAGCAAAAGAAGCAGCAAGGCTTCAGACAATTATGACTGAGTTATGGGACCTATTCTGGGCTGCCGAATCAACGATAGGTGGAATGAAAGCGGCTGTATCTCTTCTCGGAATTTGTGGGCCGGCGACTATGCGTCCAACGCCAGCGGCATCTCCTGCGGCAATGGAGAAGATACGCTCAATTATGAAGAGAGCAGGCATCATGCCTCAAGCATAA
- a CDS encoding M55 family metallopeptidase — MKVYIVTDLEGVAGVISKEQTFSNQPDYPKACEWLTQEVNAAVEGAIEGGATDILVIDGHGARGGRNFVYEKLTRGARYIQGTPWTEYLQALDSSYDALFHIGAHAMSGTPGAVLEHTMSSEGWVEMTINGKPMGEIGLCAAIAGEYDVPFVMVSGDDKACAEAADLSPGIECAVVKYGVSRTSAILLPIEAARDLIREKARAAISKAKEIKPFKIQPPIEVIVTYFRTDMVERIKERKGVRKVGPLTVAYSGNSVKEAFARVLGA, encoded by the coding sequence ATGAAGGTCTATATTGTCACCGACCTTGAAGGCGTTGCCGGAGTGATTAGCAAGGAGCAGACTTTTTCAAATCAGCCTGATTACCCCAAGGCTTGTGAGTGGCTTACCCAGGAAGTGAATGCCGCAGTCGAGGGCGCCATTGAGGGGGGTGCAACCGATATCTTGGTGATTGATGGTCATGGGGCGCGTGGAGGACGTAATTTCGTTTATGAGAAGCTGACCCGTGGTGCGAGGTATATTCAAGGCACGCCCTGGACTGAGTATCTTCAAGCATTAGATAGTTCCTACGATGCGCTTTTTCACATTGGTGCTCATGCAATGTCCGGAACTCCCGGCGCCGTTCTTGAGCATACTATGTCATCAGAGGGATGGGTCGAGATGACAATCAATGGCAAACCGATGGGCGAAATAGGCCTTTGTGCGGCAATTGCTGGGGAATACGATGTGCCTTTCGTTATGGTGAGCGGTGACGACAAAGCCTGCGCGGAGGCGGCCGACCTCTCGCCAGGCATCGAGTGCGCAGTAGTGAAATATGGAGTCAGCCGCACTAGTGCAATTTTATTGCCCATCGAAGCGGCTCGAGACCTTATACGAGAAAAAGCAAGGGCGGCCATTAGTAAGGCAAAGGAAATCAAGCCCTTCAAAATTCAACCACCCATTGAAGTAATCGTAACATACTTTCGCACAGATATGGTAGAAAGGATAAAGGAAAGGAAGGGCGTTCGCAAAGTTGGGCCTCTGACAGTTGCCTACTCAGGGAACAGTGTGAAAGAGGCATTTGCTCGCGTCCTTGGAGCCTGA
- a CDS encoding uroporphyrinogen decarboxylase family protein translates to MFNPDSYIDRIEESKKRLEIIRRFEEPDRVPIQIGTGGSFYAKLFGYNIRDYYTDLEVCLEVQLRGLEWAFDELQDDRVSYGLHLDFGPIGEGLYFGFPIEYPDDTSPWVVKTIEKPEQIEAFEVPDPAESPGIQEAYRRIEKFKELVEKRGIRLPAGGAIGIHPPLSCACALAEPELIFSLMYEAPDLIHRFFAKLLEAFCRLQDYRDKLAGRRTESIGLADDHSAFISNAMYREFVFPYNMAIYERYGKKGRHLHADGPNDHHFEMYANDMKLTSMDIGGFSDIAKAKPALHGKTVFSGGLNCRDLYYDLETAKPAIDRAIRIGAPGGGFILAVGGETYVGVNPNTLVQAVKYAKEVGRYPIRI, encoded by the coding sequence ATGTTTAATCCTGATAGCTATATAGACCGCATCGAGGAATCTAAAAAGCGGCTGGAAATAATAAGAAGATTTGAAGAGCCAGACCGCGTGCCAATTCAAATAGGCACAGGCGGCAGCTTCTATGCGAAGCTTTTTGGCTATAATATCCGCGACTACTACACCGACCTAGAAGTCTGCTTGGAAGTACAGCTCAGGGGTTTGGAATGGGCATTTGATGAGCTGCAAGACGATAGAGTCAGCTATGGGCTCCATCTGGATTTTGGACCAATTGGCGAAGGGCTTTATTTTGGCTTTCCAATCGAGTATCCGGACGACACATCCCCGTGGGTTGTGAAGACGATTGAGAAGCCAGAGCAAATTGAGGCATTTGAGGTACCAGATCCGGCCGAGAGTCCAGGGATTCAGGAAGCCTATCGCCGAATTGAAAAATTTAAGGAGTTGGTCGAAAAACGTGGAATCAGATTGCCAGCAGGGGGAGCTATCGGAATCCATCCACCATTGAGCTGTGCATGTGCCCTAGCCGAGCCAGAGCTTATATTCTCACTAATGTATGAAGCCCCCGACTTAATTCACCGTTTCTTTGCAAAGCTCCTAGAAGCATTCTGCCGACTTCAGGACTATCGCGACAAACTTGCTGGTCGGAGAACGGAGAGCATTGGTCTAGCCGATGATCATTCTGCATTCATCTCAAATGCAATGTACCGAGAATTTGTCTTTCCATACAATATGGCAATCTATGAACGATATGGCAAGAAGGGTCGGCATCTTCATGCTGACGGCCCAAATGACCACCATTTCGAGATGTATGCGAATGACATGAAGCTTACTAGCATGGATATCGGTGGCTTCAGCGATATAGCAAAAGCCAAACCGGCATTACATGGAAAGACAGTTTTCTCGGGTGGGCTAAATTGTCGGGATTTGTATTATGATTTGGAGACTGCAAAGCCAGCTATTGACCGCGCGATACGCATTGGTGCGCCCGGAGGTGGATTTATCCTGGCGGTTGGCGGCGAGACTTACGTAGGAGTTAATCCTAATACCTTGGTGCAGGCGGTGAAGTACGCAAAGGAAGTGGGAAGATATCCGATTAGAATTTAG
- a CDS encoding anti-sigma factor, producing the protein MRSARLVLMLSLAAVFVLGLQAQAADVYNVDLKPVGDQGVSGLATIISAKVSGTSPYYNVEVNARTDKAPPANMVYEAWFVDNDANYKLSLGAFAGMRFNVRTRLVRFSDAMPFDMLAVSLEPADDSNPMPTTIVAQGNLPGSRVSAADFSRVAVLPEDEAFLSHIITQRFGLSSDTANDLRMRGWSYSDIAVMANAAFRCNKQVADVASMLESGKTWSDIAQSCNMTVAELLTPVPRVEVAGAIMELPSVTAPSGAVAPLLYYKRGANNAPLITQQKWNELRVRGYDWQSVAIAANIAAETGESVDDLLRIRRIQGLPWQTIIIDRALDMKKMMDVSGWPFSKDEREMQTPPPLPTAPAQ; encoded by the coding sequence ATGAGAAGCGCAAGGTTAGTACTAATGCTGAGCTTGGCCGCTGTGTTTGTGCTGGGATTGCAGGCTCAGGCGGCCGATGTGTACAATGTGGACCTGAAACCCGTAGGGGATCAGGGAGTGTCTGGTTTGGCCACGATAATTTCGGCCAAGGTTTCGGGGACTAGCCCATATTACAATGTTGAGGTAAATGCCCGAACGGATAAGGCCCCACCCGCTAACATGGTTTATGAAGCATGGTTTGTTGATAATGATGCCAACTACAAACTCAGCCTTGGGGCTTTCGCGGGAATGAGGTTCAATGTAAGAACAAGGCTAGTCCGTTTTTCAGACGCCATGCCATTTGATATGCTGGCGGTTTCTCTTGAACCAGCGGATGATTCCAATCCAATGCCGACCACTATAGTCGCTCAAGGCAACCTTCCTGGCAGTCGTGTTTCAGCGGCTGATTTCTCGCGGGTTGCAGTGCTTCCCGAGGATGAGGCGTTCCTAAGCCACATCATCACTCAGAGATTTGGGTTGAGTAGTGACACAGCGAATGACTTACGGATGCGTGGTTGGAGCTATTCAGATATAGCCGTTATGGCAAATGCGGCTTTTAGGTGCAATAAACAGGTGGCTGATGTGGCTTCAATGCTTGAGTCTGGGAAAACTTGGAGCGACATCGCACAGTCATGCAATATGACAGTTGCTGAGCTTCTCACTCCCGTACCAAGGGTAGAGGTTGCAGGAGCCATAATGGAGCTGCCTTCTGTTACTGCGCCCTCTGGTGCGGTTGCACCGCTGCTTTACTATAAGAGAGGCGCAAATAACGCACCACTCATAACTCAGCAGAAGTGGAATGAACTCCGCGTTCGTGGCTACGATTGGCAAAGTGTAGCTATAGCGGCGAATATTGCTGCTGAGACGGGAGAGAGTGTTGATGATCTGCTTCGCATCAGGAGAATTCAAGGGCTGCCATGGCAAACCATCATAATTGACCGCGCTTTAGATATGAAAAAGATGATGGATGTGAGCGGTTGGCCGTTTAGCAAAGATGAGAGGGAGATGCAGACACCTCCACCGTTGCCTACAGCACCGGCGCAATAA
- a CDS encoding Hsp20/alpha crystallin family protein encodes MSLMRWEPFSELRRMREEMDRLFEEFWRTPLLVMPREEVISPAIDMFERDNNIVIKAELPGLKREDVEVTATEDSISLKGEFKREEEVKEEGYYRRERRAGRFYRSIPMPVAIKPEEVKATFKNGVLEVVAPKAEEAKEKEKKVPVEG; translated from the coding sequence ATGAGTTTAATGAGATGGGAACCATTCTCTGAGCTAAGACGCATGCGAGAGGAGATGGACCGTCTGTTTGAGGAATTTTGGAGAACTCCTTTACTCGTGATGCCACGAGAGGAGGTAATCTCCCCGGCGATTGACATGTTTGAAAGGGATAACAACATAGTCATCAAGGCTGAGCTTCCTGGCCTAAAGCGGGAGGACGTCGAAGTTACGGCTACGGAAGACAGCATCAGCTTGAAGGGCGAGTTCAAGCGCGAGGAAGAGGTTAAAGAAGAAGGCTACTATCGCCGGGAGAGACGAGCTGGTAGGTTCTATCGCAGCATTCCCATGCCTGTAGCCATTAAGCCCGAAGAAGTTAAGGCTACGTTCAAGAACGGTGTACTAGAAGTCGTAGCTCCAAAGGCCGAGGAGGCGAAGGAGAAAGAGAAGAAAGTTCCTGTTGAGGGATAA
- the corA gene encoding magnesium/cobalt transporter CorA: MFRITAYHPNKGVQIIKNIAQISDFIADPETIVWLDAMNPSKEEMEKLASEFGFHPLAIDDYFTPHHRPKVDEYPGYLFLVSHFVTYNPKKEDVRPIELDIFVGKNYIVTLHKQELAVLHEVADRWSRHPQAFVGGVGLLLYDILDALVDSYFPILDQIDERLDQIETSIFKQEAAESPERIFRLKRTLLVLRRIATPLRDMFNILTRRDQPLLSEQAVTYLRDIYDHTLRIVDTIDTYRDILAGALDAYLTVISNQLNAVMKSLTVAATVLISVGLVAAIYGMNFRYMPELTWRYGYPYALGLMALIGVVLLYYFKRIKWL; encoded by the coding sequence GTGTTCCGCATTACAGCTTATCACCCGAATAAAGGCGTCCAAATTATAAAAAACATAGCCCAGATTAGTGATTTTATTGCCGATCCAGAGACTATTGTTTGGTTGGACGCTATGAATCCTTCGAAAGAGGAGATGGAAAAGCTCGCCTCAGAGTTTGGTTTCCATCCGCTCGCAATAGACGATTATTTTACTCCACATCATAGGCCTAAGGTTGATGAATATCCAGGCTATCTTTTCTTGGTATCGCACTTTGTAACATACAACCCAAAGAAGGAAGATGTCCGGCCGATAGAGCTTGATATTTTTGTGGGCAAAAACTATATTGTAACTCTACATAAGCAGGAGCTCGCAGTTCTCCATGAGGTTGCGGATAGGTGGAGCCGGCACCCCCAGGCATTTGTGGGCGGTGTTGGACTGCTGTTGTACGATATTCTTGACGCACTGGTAGACTCTTATTTCCCCATCCTTGACCAAATAGACGAAAGGCTTGACCAAATTGAGACCAGTATATTTAAGCAGGAAGCAGCAGAGTCCCCTGAAAGAATATTTCGGCTGAAGCGAACCTTGCTGGTCTTGCGAAGGATTGCAACTCCACTGAGGGATATGTTCAATATCCTAACCCGAAGGGACCAACCGCTTCTTTCGGAGCAGGCAGTGACATATCTGCGCGACATTTACGACCACACCTTGCGAATTGTAGACACCATAGATACCTATCGCGACATCTTAGCAGGTGCGCTGGATGCCTATCTCACGGTAATTTCCAATCAGCTCAATGCTGTGATGAAATCGCTCACGGTCGCAGCGACAGTCTTGATCTCAGTGGGATTGGTAGCGGCTATTTACGGTATGAATTTCCGTTACATGCCGGAACTCACTTGGCGATATGGTTATCCTTACGCTTTAGGTCTAATGGCATTGATTGGTGTCGTTCTTCTCTATTACTTTAAGCGTATCAAGTGGTTGTAA
- the grpE gene encoding nucleotide exchange factor GrpE, whose amino-acid sequence MANKRKIPINNNSAQNSSESEAQHRDKELEETGVVPPEVFSESPEEADIVVESTAEEVLPEDIRILKERCEEAERRAEEEHDNFLRTLADFTNYRRRAREELEQVRKFATEDFIIRLLPILDNFERAIKAAEETKNFDSLHGGVILILRQLRDLLAKEGVEPIKAVGEKFDPMKHEAVARVDTTEYPDETIVEEVRTGYTMNGRVIRPSAVKVAHHPRVDQDG is encoded by the coding sequence ATGGCAAATAAACGGAAAATTCCAATAAATAATAATTCAGCGCAAAACTCTTCCGAGTCTGAGGCACAACACCGGGATAAAGAGCTTGAGGAGACTGGCGTAGTTCCGCCTGAGGTGTTTTCAGAATCGCCTGAAGAAGCGGATATTGTCGTGGAATCCACCGCAGAAGAAGTACTTCCCGAAGACATTCGCATCTTAAAGGAACGGTGTGAGGAAGCAGAGAGGCGAGCGGAGGAGGAGCATGACAATTTCCTTCGAACGCTTGCTGATTTTACCAACTACCGACGCCGTGCTAGGGAGGAGTTGGAGCAAGTAAGGAAATTTGCTACCGAAGACTTCATTATTCGGTTGCTTCCAATTCTTGACAACTTTGAAAGGGCTATCAAAGCTGCAGAAGAGACAAAGAATTTTGACTCTCTGCATGGAGGTGTAATACTCATCCTGCGTCAACTCCGTGATCTCCTCGCGAAGGAAGGCGTTGAACCGATAAAAGCTGTTGGTGAAAAATTCGACCCAATGAAGCATGAAGCTGTTGCACGTGTGGATACGACGGAATACCCCGACGAAACTATCGTTGAAGAGGTTCGGACAGGGTACACCATGAATGGCCGTGTGATTAGACCGAGTGCCGTAAAGGTTGCCCACCATCCCAGGGTGGACCAAGACGGTTAG
- a CDS encoding TCP-1/cpn60 chaperonin family protein, translating into MSSNIKQVSKSADVDERLAALLANATAVRAVASSVEGTLGPKGLNCMLVDKFGDVTITNDGSTILDKIDISHPAARLVIRTAKAQDEEVGDGTTTAAILASALVMEGVSRVSRGVPVTKVIQGLSIGMKRALEVLEAASKQVKDFDDPLLWQAAYIAGREDAEIADLVVQAAKLVGKEKLAEPAFKLADTIVAKEGAQNEVFTGLIIEKERMNRQMPRSLKDVKVLAIDDALEPERMEDDALGTESGFARYVQLQNEFCENLRKIVDLGIGLVVTNKGVADLAEELLTDAGIIVLRRVSTRDIARIVEHTGAKTIKRAGLKKSLEELSLFVGRCARVYEDERLEHTRIMGGIGKPAATLLVGAATREVRDERERIARDAASAVQAAIIGGVVPGGGSIEIAASREVSFLRDGVKGMAAYGVDCVAEALKKPLSQIVANAGFNPLEKVEDVIAAQAEQGKVSLAIECDTGEVADMWELGVVDPLKVKVHALKAAAEIADAVLRINTIIKKRNDDTEATAQPPAGK; encoded by the coding sequence ATGAGTTCAAACATTAAGCAGGTAAGTAAGTCGGCGGACGTGGATGAGCGCCTTGCGGCATTGCTTGCGAATGCAACCGCAGTGCGCGCGGTTGCTTCGTCTGTTGAAGGAACGCTTGGACCTAAAGGTCTGAATTGCATGCTCGTTGACAAGTTCGGCGACGTGACAATTACCAATGATGGCAGTACGATTCTCGACAAGATTGATATAAGTCACCCTGCCGCAAGGTTAGTTATCCGTACCGCCAAGGCTCAAGATGAAGAAGTAGGCGACGGCACAACTACCGCTGCCATCCTAGCTTCTGCCCTTGTAATGGAAGGAGTCAGCAGGGTATCTAGAGGCGTGCCGGTGACAAAGGTGATACAAGGGCTTTCCATTGGTATGAAAAGAGCCCTTGAGGTATTGGAAGCCGCAAGCAAGCAAGTCAAGGACTTCGACGACCCACTTCTTTGGCAGGCGGCTTATATCGCCGGAAGAGAGGATGCCGAGATTGCAGACTTGGTCGTCCAGGCGGCAAAGCTTGTGGGTAAAGAAAAACTGGCGGAACCAGCATTCAAACTTGCTGATACTATTGTCGCAAAAGAAGGCGCGCAGAACGAAGTATTTACAGGTCTCATTATAGAGAAAGAGCGCATGAACCGCCAGATGCCGCGATCGCTTAAAGATGTCAAGGTGTTGGCAATTGATGACGCGCTTGAGCCCGAACGAATGGAAGATGATGCACTTGGCACAGAATCGGGTTTTGCGCGATATGTTCAACTTCAAAACGAGTTTTGTGAAAATTTGCGGAAAATCGTTGATTTGGGAATTGGTCTCGTTGTTACAAATAAAGGTGTTGCAGATTTGGCAGAGGAGTTACTTACCGATGCTGGTATTATAGTTCTCCGTCGTGTATCTACGAGGGACATAGCAAGGATTGTGGAACATACGGGTGCAAAGACAATAAAGCGAGCGGGTCTAAAGAAATCGCTTGAGGAGTTATCTTTGTTTGTTGGGCGATGCGCACGGGTATATGAAGATGAGAGGTTGGAACATACACGTATTATGGGCGGAATTGGGAAGCCTGCCGCCACACTACTTGTCGGTGCAGCAACAAGGGAGGTCAGAGACGAGCGCGAGCGGATTGCGCGCGACGCCGCCTCAGCAGTCCAGGCCGCTATTATAGGCGGGGTTGTTCCAGGCGGTGGCTCTATCGAGATTGCTGCATCGAGAGAGGTTTCTTTCCTGAGAGATGGGGTTAAGGGTATGGCAGCCTATGGCGTTGATTGTGTGGCGGAGGCCCTTAAGAAACCTCTGAGCCAAATCGTTGCAAATGCTGGGTTCAACCCCCTTGAGAAAGTCGAGGACGTGATAGCCGCCCAAGCAGAACAAGGCAAGGTCTCACTTGCCATTGAATGCGATACTGGCGAAGTTGCCGATATGTGGGAGCTGGGGGTAGTTGATCCCTTAAAGGTTAAAGTTCACGCTCTAAAGGCTGCTGCTGAGATTGCAGACGCCGTTCTCAGGATTAATACCATAATTAAAAAGCGTAATGATGACACCGAGGCGACTGCTCAGCCGCCAGCGGGTAAGTGA
- the hrcA gene encoding heat-inducible transcriptional repressor HrcA, producing MELGERRSKILEAIVNQYVRTAEPVGSETLAANYNFGIKPAMIRHELAAMSELGYLKQPHKSAGRVPSDLGYRYYVDKLMPDPKLGRAEASRARAAYNPYESEIENILLQTCRILSGLAQYTSLATKPQMGTISVRYVALSPIGRGKLLVITVLSTGHIDHRLLDWESDLNTVDLNSIGSLVNERLQGAELREFTTRIRNALPAELFRMTAFYKKVVALVKQALVAATDSEVFIDGTSHILKQPEFSRTEKLTMILNALEKRKVLFQVLSTALLGKDVTVIIGEENQFCELSDCSFVTANYHIGDRVCGSIGVVGPTRMDYRRAVAAVELMASSLSQMLTQLSIG from the coding sequence ATGGAACTCGGCGAGCGGAGAAGCAAAATACTGGAAGCAATTGTAAATCAATATGTGAGGACTGCAGAACCGGTAGGTTCGGAAACGCTAGCGGCGAACTACAACTTCGGAATTAAGCCCGCGATGATTCGTCATGAGCTTGCAGCTATGTCAGAGCTGGGCTACTTGAAACAACCGCACAAATCTGCGGGCCGCGTACCATCAGACCTTGGCTATCGGTACTATGTTGACAAGCTAATGCCTGATCCCAAGCTGGGGCGAGCAGAAGCTTCGCGTGCAAGGGCGGCATATAATCCTTATGAGAGCGAAATTGAGAACATCCTTTTACAGACGTGCCGGATTCTGTCTGGATTGGCCCAATATACTTCTCTGGCAACTAAGCCACAGATGGGCACCATAAGTGTTCGCTATGTAGCACTCTCTCCAATTGGCCGGGGCAAGCTTCTTGTAATCACTGTACTTAGCACCGGACATATTGACCACCGATTGCTAGATTGGGAGAGCGACCTCAACACTGTTGACCTTAATTCTATTGGGAGTCTAGTTAACGAGCGTCTACAAGGTGCTGAGTTGCGCGAATTTACTACTAGGATTAGAAATGCTCTGCCGGCAGAGCTTTTTAGAATGACTGCTTTTTACAAAAAGGTGGTTGCCCTCGTAAAGCAGGCGCTGGTTGCGGCTACTGACAGCGAGGTTTTCATAGACGGAACAAGCCATATTCTCAAACAGCCGGAATTTTCCCGAACAGAAAAGCTTACGATGATTCTCAACGCCCTTGAAAAGCGCAAAGTCCTATTCCAGGTTTTGAGCACGGCATTACTTGGCAAGGATGTAACCGTCATTATCGGCGAGGAAAACCAGTTCTGTGAGCTAAGCGATTGCAGCTTTGTTACAGCAAACTATCACATCGGCGATCGCGTATGCGGGAGCATAGGAGTAGTAGGGCCTACAAGGATGGATTATCGGCGTGCAGTGGCCGCTGTTGAGCTAATGGCATCGAGCCTCAGCCAGATGCTGACCCAATTAAGTATTGGATAA
- a CDS encoding sugar phosphate isomerase/epimerase has protein sequence MSESRIGAQLYTVREFTQTPADIAKTIKKIREIGYEAVQVSGFGPIDPLELKKIVDGEGVYICATHTPYHRMRNETERVIEEHQLWGCQHIAVGGMPQEYRNAKGFHQFAKEASKVAKKLAQGGLTFSYHNHSFEFEKFGDKIGLEILRTESDPTYFNFEIDTYWVQHGGGDPAEWILRCKDRVPLLHLKDMGNRGGQQIMMEVGEGNLNWPEILEAAMEAGVEWYLVEQDICERDPFESLAISLRNLREMGLK, from the coding sequence ATGAGCGAATCACGAATTGGTGCACAACTCTATACTGTGCGCGAGTTTACGCAAACTCCTGCTGATATTGCCAAGACAATTAAGAAGATTCGAGAAATCGGATATGAGGCAGTCCAAGTCTCTGGCTTTGGCCCAATCGACCCGCTTGAGCTGAAGAAAATTGTTGATGGTGAAGGTGTTTATATTTGTGCTACCCACACTCCTTACCACCGCATGCGGAACGAAACGGAACGGGTCATCGAAGAACATCAACTGTGGGGATGTCAGCACATTGCAGTTGGTGGGATGCCCCAAGAATACCGAAATGCTAAGGGCTTCCATCAGTTTGCAAAGGAAGCTTCTAAGGTGGCAAAGAAGCTAGCCCAAGGTGGTCTAACTTTCAGCTATCACAACCATAGCTTTGAATTCGAAAAATTTGGCGACAAGATTGGCTTAGAAATCCTTCGCACCGAGAGCGACCCCACTTACTTCAATTTTGAGATTGATACGTATTGGGTTCAGCATGGTGGGGGCGACCCAGCAGAGTGGATTCTGCGGTGCAAAGACCGCGTTCCATTGCTTCACCTGAAGGATATGGGCAATAGGGGCGGCCAGCAAATCATGATGGAGGTTGGCGAGGGCAACCTGAACTGGCCTGAGATATTGGAAGCTGCTATGGAAGCCGGAGTTGAATGGTACCTTGTTGAGCAGGATATTTGCGAAAGAGATCCATTCGAGAGCCTAGCAATCAGCCTTCGCAACTTAAGAGAGATGGGGTTAAAGTAG
- a CDS encoding DUF1080 domain-containing protein — MKKIVLILIISTVLGCVGYASEGIPPWFTPLFNGKDLTGWKHDAEVEKHWKVVDGVLEYDGKGKNLITEKNYRNFILIVDWKIPKGGDSGIYLRGKPQVQIWDNPIGSGGLYNDNNKPTRNMDRPVGEWNRFVIIMRGKKVTVVENGVQVVDQVTMNSIGGVPDEGPIELQHHGSKLWFKNIYIRELP; from the coding sequence ATGAAAAAAATTGTGTTAATTTTAATTATTAGCACGGTTCTGGGTTGTGTTGGTTATGCTTCTGAGGGCATTCCTCCATGGTTCACACCGCTTTTTAATGGCAAAGACTTGACAGGGTGGAAGCACGATGCCGAGGTTGAGAAACATTGGAAGGTTGTAGACGGCGTGTTGGAATATGATGGCAAGGGAAAGAACCTTATTACCGAAAAGAACTACCGCAACTTTATATTGATAGTTGACTGGAAAATTCCAAAAGGTGGAGACAGTGGCATTTATCTGCGTGGAAAACCTCAGGTGCAAATTTGGGATAATCCCATTGGTTCGGGCGGATTGTACAATGACAATAATAAGCCGACAAGGAATATGGACAGGCCAGTGGGTGAATGGAATCGCTTTGTCATCATCATGCGTGGCAAGAAGGTAACCGTCGTTGAGAATGGTGTTCAGGTTGTTGACCAAGTGACGATGAATAGCATAGGCGGCGTGCCGGATGAGGGACCAATTGAGCTTCAGCATCACGGCAGCAAGCTTTGGTTTAAGAATATTTATATTCGAGAATTGCCTTAA